CGGAGACCGCGTGGTGATGACCTTCCATCAGCCGGAATACGTTGCCACTTTTCGGGTTCTACCAGATCAGGACCCGGGCTCCCTATCGTCGCTTTTTCTGGATGTCTCGGCCGACAGCTTTGGAGCGGGGGATGTCGTACATGCTGCGATCCATCGGGGACCCTATGCTCCAAATCCCCTGCAGCCAGCCTGGATGAGCCTTTCGCCTTCCTGGACGGATCCGCACCTAGACCTGGGGGCTTCTCGCCGATATCAGACTGTCCAGTGGGGGGAGAATGTTCATGAAGGGTGGCTGGAACTCCATGTCTCTGCTGGCTCCATCGAGGTGGAGTCTTTGCTCTTCGAAAATCTTCTGAGCGACGCCAGTTATCCTCGCGGTGCGAACCCCGGTCACCCCCTCGACTATAACCTGTATCGGGTTTCGTTGACCCAAGTGCCGGAACCAGGGAGCCTCGGAATGCTCGGGATCGCTCTGACAGTGGGATCCGCACTGGGAGTCAGGCGGTGCAAAGGGAGATTGACATGATGCGTGGGTGCATGATCCGGTGCTCCGCCCATGAGTGAATTGAGTGCACACCGGAGGGTGGCACCACGGCTAATCTCCTCGCCATCGCTTTCTCAAGAAGGAGAATTTCGGATGGCTTGCGTCTTTTTTGAGGGTCGTTCGTCTTAACCAACGAAACCGGTTCTTCGCAAGAGGTGGGACCGTAGGTGCAGATCGAAGCATTTGACAATTGAGTCTGAGTGAAGCGAGATCGGTAGCATGGGAGTGTGATTGTTCCCGGGTGAAGCTTTATCCTTTATAGGTAGTTCCGCCCTTTGGCGGATGCGGCCACGAAGTGAGTTCGGGCGCCGAACCTGCTAAAGCAGGAACTCCATACAAGAAGGCGATCGGCACTTCGGAGCGTGGATAAGCGATTGAGAGTTGATGTTGATCGAGATGGAACGCTCACAGAGCAAATCCCATTCAATTAAGAGAAAGTGGTCTGGCGCCAAAGCCTCGTGACCTCGTCTCCTACAGACCGAGAGTCCTATATCCCCATCCCGATCCATCCCACCTAAACACCCCGATTTTTCCACACAAAGCCACGAAGAGTTCTGTTGCCCGAAACGGCGGGGCACCGTTCCCCGGAACTCCCGCATTCGCTGCAAAGAACCAAAAGAGACGAAAGAAGCGGACGGAGGTAGGGTGAGTGAGTTTCTGGGCTTGGCCATTTTTTCATTTCTTCTTTTGTCGTGCGATGCGATTGACCTAGCCCACCCTAACCCAGTTTCTGATCCGCTATCTCGGATCCGTGAGATCTGTGCAATCCGCGGTGAACTTAGTTCTGGAAGTAGGGTTAGTTGTCTTAGTTCCTCTGGCTCAGATGTTTTGTTGGTAGGTAGGAGGTTGCGTCCTTTTTGAGGGTCGTTCGTCTTAACCCATGAAACCGGTTCACCTGAACCCAGGTGAGCCAACAACGAAGCTTAAATGAAAACTCAAGAATTGCAGAACGACACGGTGAAAACAATCGTCCGCGAACGTTACGGTCGAATCGCGGAGCAGGGGGGAGACTGCGGATGCTCGCCGGCTTGCTGCGCTCCGTCGGCGGGCGCTGCCTCGCCCGACCCGACGGTTGCGACTACGGCCCAGAAACTAGGCTATTCCCTCGATGAAACCGACGCGGTGCCGGAGGGAGCAAACCTCGGTCTCGGTTGCGGCAATCCTCAGTCCATCGCCGCGTTGAGGCCGGGCGAGACCGTTCTCGACCTCGGCAGTGGCGCGGGGTTCGACGTCTTTTTAGCCTCCCGCGCGGTTGGTCCGAAAGGACGAGTCATTGGGGTGGATATGACCCCGGCAATGGTTAGCAAGGCCCGCAATCAACAAGTGAAGGGCGGGTTTGAGAACGTTGAGTTCCGGCTGGGAGAGATCGAGAGCCTGCCCGTTGCTGATGGGACTGTTGACGCCATCATCTCCAACTGTGTTATCAACCTTTCGCCCGACAAGTCGCGCGTTTTTCGCGAAGCGTTTCGCGTGTTGCGTTCGGGAGGACGCTTGGCCATCTCCGACATCATCGCGCTGGAACCTATTCCGGAGCCACTCCGGAAAGATTGGGAACTTTACACGGGCTGTGTGGCGGGTGCCGCACTGGCGGACCACCTGAAATCGATGCTCAGCAATGCCGGTTTTACGAAAATTATGATCGTGTCCAAAGGCGACAGCCGTACAATTGTTGGCGGATGGTTTCCTGGCCGCAAAGCGGAAGACTACGTAGCGTCGGCCACGATTGAAGCGACGAAACCCTGAACATGCCATGAACGCAACGCTGGAACACATTTGGCACGAGTTCGCGGAGAAGTTGGGTCAATTCATCCGATCGCGGGTGTCCGGCCCAGCCACCGCGGAGGACATTCGTCAGGATGTTTTCGTGAGGATCCACCAGCGGATGGGGCAACTCGAGGATCCCACCAAGCTCCAGGGTTGGATCTACTCGATCGCGCGCAACGCGATTATCGATCATTACCGAACACGCAAGGAGAACGTGGAGGTCCCGGAATCCTTGCCGGCTGAGTCGACGGCGGACGATCCAGAGATCGAGGGGTTGAAGGCGGCCTTTCGTCGCATGATCTACAGTTTGCCTGAACCCTATCGTGACGCACTCGTCCTGACTGAGCTGGAAGGACTCACTCAGAAGCAACTGGCCGAGCGGCTCGGAATCTCGCTGTCCGGCGCCAAGTCGCGGGTCCAACGCGGACGGCGGCAGTTGAAGGACATGCTGAACGAATGCTGCACCTTCGAGTTCGACCGTCGGGGAAGAGTCATCGAGTGTCAGCCGCGGCCTCGCGGCGGTTGCGGCGAATGCGCTCGGGAATGAGAGTCGCGCCCGATGTGCTTGCACCCTGCCGCAGGTCTTCACACCCTAAAGCCGGGCCGGAGTGGGGGAAGCCGTTCCTACCGAGCTAGCCCCGAGGAATCGGGGTGACAACCTCGGGCAATTGGTCCGTTGCCGCCACCGATTCTGCGAGCAGCTTGTTGCGGCTGGTGATTCGGAGTTGATGCCCAGACACCATTCCTCGCAGCCCTTGGCCTGGTTGTTCGCCCACCTCGGTGGCTTCGGGAAGTTGAATTCCGCGTTCCGAAGCCGCCGCCAGAATAGCGCGCGCCAAGGGATGTTTTGAATACCTTTCCAGGCTTGC
The nucleotide sequence above comes from Verrucomicrobiales bacterium. Encoded proteins:
- a CDS encoding PEP-CTERM sorting domain-containing protein (PEP-CTERM proteins occur, often in large numbers, in the proteomes of bacteria that also encode an exosortase, a predicted intramembrane cysteine proteinase. The presence of a PEP-CTERM domain at a protein's C-terminus predicts cleavage within the sorting domain, followed by covalent anchoring to some some component of the (usually Gram-negative) cell surface. Many PEP-CTERM proteins exhibit an unusual sequence composition that includes large numbers of potential glycosylation sites. Expression of one such protein has been shown restore the ability of a bacterium to form floc, a type of biofilm.) produces the protein MSKYFTLVAQLILAAGLISNARAGVTLHAGDRVVMTFHQPEYVATFRVLPDQDPGSLSSLFLDVSADSFGAGDVVHAAIHRGPYAPNPLQPAWMSLSPSWTDPHLDLGASRRYQTVQWGENVHEGWLELHVSAGSIEVESLLFENLLSDASYPRGANPGHPLDYNLYRVSLTQVPEPGSLGMLGIALTVGSALGVRRCKGRLT
- a CDS encoding arsenite methyltransferase, which gives rise to MKTQELQNDTVKTIVRERYGRIAEQGGDCGCSPACCAPSAGAASPDPTVATTAQKLGYSLDETDAVPEGANLGLGCGNPQSIAALRPGETVLDLGSGAGFDVFLASRAVGPKGRVIGVDMTPAMVSKARNQQVKGGFENVEFRLGEIESLPVADGTVDAIISNCVINLSPDKSRVFREAFRVLRSGGRLAISDIIALEPIPEPLRKDWELYTGCVAGAALADHLKSMLSNAGFTKIMIVSKGDSRTIVGGWFPGRKAEDYVASATIEATKP
- the sigZ gene encoding RNA polymerase sigma factor SigZ; protein product: MNATLEHIWHEFAEKLGQFIRSRVSGPATAEDIRQDVFVRIHQRMGQLEDPTKLQGWIYSIARNAIIDHYRTRKENVEVPESLPAESTADDPEIEGLKAAFRRMIYSLPEPYRDALVLTELEGLTQKQLAERLGISLSGAKSRVQRGRRQLKDMLNECCTFEFDRRGRVIECQPRPRGGCGECARE